A genomic window from Schistocerca serialis cubense isolate TAMUIC-IGC-003099 chromosome 4, iqSchSeri2.2, whole genome shotgun sequence includes:
- the LOC126475221 gene encoding inactive selenide, water dikinase-like protein produces the protein MAELQGPAVSQDALSVAQLELGGNPNAFALRRPFDPVAHELDATFRLTRFADLKGUGCKAPQEVLWKLLEGLQQDDNNAQDEHAHFMHMHIPRIGIGMDSSVTPLRHGGLCLVQTTDFFYPLVDDPYMMGKIACANVLSDLYAMGVTECDNMLMLLGVSTKMTEKERDVVIPLIMRGFKDSAWEAGTTVTGGQTVVNPWCTIGGVATSVCQPNEYIVPDNAVVGDVLVLTKPLGTQVAVNAHQWLEQPERWNRIKLVVSEDDVRKAYQRSMDSMARLNRIAARLMHKYNAHGATDVTGFGLLGHAQNLARHQKNEVSFVIHNLPVIAKMAAVAKACGNMFQLLQGHSPETSGGLLICLPREQAAAYCKDIEKQEGYQAWIIGIVEKGNRSARIIDKPRIIEVPAKEKDGELW, from the coding sequence ATGGCAGAACTTCAGGGGCCAGCAGTGTCGCAAGATGCGTTATCCGTAGCACAGTTGGAGTTAGGAGGTAATCCAAACGCATTTGCATTAAGGAGGCCTTTTGATCCTGTTGCACATGAGTTAGACGCTACTTTCCGTCTGACGCGTTTTGCTGATCTGAAAGGATGAGGGTGTAAAGCTCCTCAGGAGGTTCTGTGGAAACTCCTCGAGGGGCTCCAGCAAGACGATAACAATGCACAGGATGAACATGCACACTTCATGCATATGCATATTCCTCGTATTGGAATTGGTATGGATTCCTCCGTGACTCCTCTGAGGCATGGAGGGCTGTGTCTTGTGCAAACAACAGATTTCTTTTATCCATTAGTTGATGATCCCTACATGATGGGTAAGATTGCTTGTGCCAATGTGTTGAGTGATCTTTACGCCATGGGTGTTACGGAATGCGACAACATGCTGATGTTACTTGGTGTGTCAACAAAAATGACTGAAAAGGAAAGGGATGTTGTTATTCCACTGATTATGAGAGGATTTAAGGATTCGGCGTGGGAGGCAGGCACCACCGTGACAGGAGGTCAAACTGTTGTGAATCCCTGGTGTACAATTGGAGGTGTAGCGACATCTGTGTGCCAACCAAATGAATATATTGTTCCTGATAATGCAGTTGTTGGAGATGTATTGGTTTTGACTAAGCCTTTAGGCACACAAGTAGCAGTTAATGCACATCAGTGGTTAGAGCAGCCAGAGAGATGGAACCGCATTAAACTTgttgtgtcagaggatgatgttaGAAAGGCCTATCAGAGATCGATGGATTCCATGGCAAGACTTAATCGTATAGCAGCTCGTTTGATGCACAAGTACAACGCTCATGGTGCGACGGATGTTACAGGCTTTGGATTACTTGGTCACGCCCAAAATCTTGCTAGACATCAAAAGAACGAGGTGTCTTTTGTGATTCACAACTTACCAGTTATAGCAAAAATGGCAGCTGTTGCAAAAGCATGTGGCAATATGTTTCAACTTCTCCAAGGACATTCCCCTGAGACATCAGGGGGGTTGCTAATTTGCCTACCAAGAGAACAAGCAGCAGCATACTGTAAAGATATTGAGAAACAGGAAGGTTACCAAGCATGGATAATTGGCATAGTAGAGAAAGGGAACCGCTCTGCAAGAATAATTGATAAACCTCGTATCATTGAAGTTCCAGCAAAAGAAAAGGATGGAGAGTTGTGGTAA